The Diorhabda carinulata isolate Delta chromosome 4, icDioCari1.1, whole genome shotgun sequence genomic interval gtatttatttcaaattattatcaaaatcttGGAATTTTCTACTTTCTACTACTTGGAAATTGTTCTTTCGGAAACCCCAAAAACTACTtcccattaattttttttattttattattttacgaaataattttgaattttcaacatttttagaTTATACTTCGAATGTAGTTGATTTTTCTGGACTCTCCTATTGGAAACAACTGAATTGGGTGACTGaattaggaataaaaaaatccacgttaactttcaaaaataaaaacgttcaaaatttattaaaatctaacGAAACTTTCGATCTCGTCATTAGTACTAATTTATTTAGCGACTCTTTCGCTTATTTCGCTTACAAATTCAAATGCCCTTCAATAATCCTGACTCCTGGTTCGACTAATTTATTCAGTAACTATTTAGTGGCGAATCCTTCACCGCCTTCGTACGTTACTAATTTATTAGCCGATTACGGGGCGGATATGAATTTTTGGCAAAGATTTTCAAACATAATTCGCGAATTAGTCGGAGAAATATTCATCCACAATATCTTGATTCCAAAACAGAACCAAGTTCTTAAAGAATTGTTCCCGGACGCTCCCGAATTAACATCGATTTTGTACGACGCCAGTTTGATTCTAGCAGCGTCCCATTCCAGTTTCTACGATCCGATACCTTTGCAGCAAAACGTTAAAGAAATCGGCGGATACCACGTCCAACCACCCAAGCCCTTACCTAAGGATTTACAAGAATTTATGGATAATTCACCAGAAGGTGTCGTCATTTTTTCCATGGGATCAAAATTGAAAAGCTCAGATTTCAATCCGGAAAAAAGGAGAGCCATTTTGAACGcgttttctaaaataaaacaaaaagttttgtggaaatttgaaGCGGATTTGCGGGATAAAccgaaaaatgtaaaaatttcgaATTGGTTACCGCAATCGGATATTTTAGGTAAGTTAATTTATATCGTCTAatggtttttcaaatatatagtaCAAAGAATGTACCCGACGTGtcgataaaattttaattctattaACAGGACCGGTTTTACGATCTATGTCGTGGACGAGTCCGTAACaatattaaatcaaaacttCACCTCACGATATTTACTTTtacaattcatttaaaaaatgatgaaatatgttgaatttctattgtttcttcttttaatttcttataatttattttttttagccCATCGAAACGTGGTAGGTTTCATTTCGCACGGTGGACTACTGGGTACCACCGAAGCAGTATACCACGGAGTACCCATATTGGGATTACCAATATTTTGGGATCAAATTAAAAACGTTGACGTGGCGGTTTCCAAAGGATTCGCCGTCAAATTGGATTTCCACAATCTCGATGAAAAATCATTCGGTGACGCTTTGaacgaaattttaaataatccaacgtatgtaattttatttgtatatcgataaattttgttttaaaattatttttattcatttcattattataaatttttaattcaacgCTTAAATATTGTTCAAGTCTCTCTATTTCCTATTTCATTGAATCTATTCTTTAtccaatatcaaatttttcctttgttctcttttttatttcattaattgcATTCTGTGAAGTTTATTCCTATTTTCAGGTCTGTCTTTTTCAATATGTctactttttttccatttttttaaatgtatatgcTACGATTActatttcgtatatttttacCGGTTCTGTAACTAATCAATGTAGAcgaataaaaacatataaataactaGTTCTTTCTAGAAattgattctaaaaaaataatgtaaaaaactcgccactgaaaaaaaaaagattcgccaaattttagacttcCATTATAACCAGACGGGACCGGCTCCACGGTCCACGTCATGGACGAGTTCGTAATAGTAGAAAAGAACTACAATTATGTATATGTTTTATTAAACTCGACATtctatataaacttttttttctattttattttgtacttttcaTCCTCATTTATTTGTTTCGTAGTTTCTCGGTACTTATCCTCATTATCTGAGTGagtattttctacatttttgtcCCATATTTTCCTTACATCCTTTTaatttctaatgtttttgaCAATGTCGTCTAAATATTCTCGACTTTTAGTTATAGGGAGGCGGCAAAAGAACGTTCATCTATAATGCACGATCAGCCGATCAAACAAATCGACGAAGCGGTTTTTTGGTGTGAATACGTTATCAGACACAAGGGGGCGCAGCATCTACGATCGCCGGCTTTAAATCTCCGATGGTATCAGTCGTACTACATcgatataatcatttttatcagTGTAGTTTTAATAACTCTATTGTTAATTACAagatatttatcaatttttatattcaagaaattttttattaaagaaaataacgaaaagaaaaataaatgattttttttcgtttgattttatttatcataatttaactGTATATTTTGTgtgatttaataattaaaatatataaaaggatACAGAAAATCAGatcgaaaaaagtgaaaaaatggaaCTGAAATTTGGATTACTAAAATGTGGGAAAAATTTTGACTTAATACTAGTTGTAACCAGATTCGTTAAAATATtggaattgtataaaaaataatctgcAGTTTTAGTCTTCTCGGGCCTCAtcagtatatttatataaatttttcagtttacacgaaaaaaattcattattttatgtagaatttttattatgacAAGATTTCGTATTATCACCCCCCAAATTAGAGTTACTAATATTGCTATTACATTATTAAGGGATGAAGCTAGTATCTTCtcctttatttaatataatttattttcgataaacagttttgaaaattaaaatattattcaaaatccctgtttattttttttcactttttttgtagaaaaattcgATTGTTCATTAATTGTTTTGCCTAGTCTGATTGttgtaataaaattgtaaaatattttcttcaaaatagaGCATTTACGTCTTCCcctaataaaaatatctttacaaGTAAAACTTTAAAGttaggaaacaagaaaaagtcactTCGaaccagatctggtgaatatggTGGGTGGTAAACAAATTTCGAAGCGCAACTagtaaattttatctaaaaggatcaacaaaatgtttaaaaatgagTTATAACCCAATTTTACTTATCACTTTTCAGTATTAATGAGAATTCTATTGATAGAAAGATTTCCTGCggaaaattactaaaaatttcctgtaaatttttattgcaattgCATAATTCCTTTACGATTTCAAAGATACTTAGTTTAACCCtgaaacttttctattttttcacgtgtaattagaatcatttttcaatagcTATTTCCATGTCTTTTGTTCCATTTCCTATCATAATTATTTCCTCTCTACACTCccttctttcttattttttttaattcgtgCTTATTCTATGCTTCATTCTCAAAACGCTATTTTgctttgaatttgttttattctctTTTTAGCTCTTCTTATTCTATATTAGtgtcttttatttcattttgtgttATCTTTACGCCTTTTATCCATTCTTTCCTTCGCATATCTTCCAAATCAATCTCCCATTCTCAGGTTTAGCCTAATCACCTCTCcgttttcaatttgttttgtaCCTTGTTGTTTATTGTCTTATTCTCCATCCTTTATAGAAATCGCATTTCTATATTCTGTATTTAGCtcttttatttctgttttagtGTCTTTGATTTCATTTCCTTTTATCTTCATGTCTTTTATCCAttcttttcctttcttattttttttttcaatttcatgtttcgcaaatgtttcaaattgatCTCCCATTATCATGGCTTCACCAAATCATCTTATTTCGTTGTATCCtgttttattctcaatttttcttagaaattccatttttgtactttgtatttattcttttttccgTATTTCTAATCCAAAAATgttaatatgattattttttcatatatttccgtttttaaaagtttctataTTTCCTTTTTGTATCCTAATTCCTCCATTTCTCTCGTTTATCTCTTGTTTTAATCTTCCGATTCGtgttaataagaaaaataggttatgtcaacatatttacaaaatttttatatttatatctactacaaataaatatgataaaatattgttataaaaatataatcatttgattatttttatcttaaattggtaaacagttttttatttacgGAGTcatcttttttttgtatacataaGAGAGGGGCGagataaattggaaaatattttccttacattcaattatcaattaaatataaggaagaatataataaaaaatattatctaatattcgtttaaataaacaaatttcaataactacATTTTTGTAACATGATTTTTATCAGAAGTAATTagagattattattatttaatattcatttatctccctttatatatgaaatttgttgtaaaattcTACGAACCATTCAAGGTTATAATGAtcgttaataataattatgtaagATATAAATTTTAGAACGATTTTAGAAACAGTTTACTACAACAATTGTGAATAATCGTCTTGAATAGGACAatatgagatatttttttttaaataatttatttatatttttgttattttgcgTCGGGAAGTTGTCAAATTCTTACAAGATTTTGGGAGTGGTGCCTGCTCCGCCTCATAGTCATTTCACGTTGGGGTTTCGTTTGATGAAGGCTCTAGCCGATAAAGGTCACCAAGTAACTTTTATTAATAGTCATCCCCAAAAAGTGCCCGTTAAAAATATCAGGGATGTGTCTACGGAGGAGATCAAAAAGATCTTCGAAGGTACATAAATCgactttattaattttaatatgtttgtagtatattttgttgtttattaacaaaattatttcattttgaaaatatttttgcctcgatttattaaaaaaaaaataatttaacaaacaaaactaattaatacatatattttattatttatttcatcaatctttttgttttaatatacttttagatttgaagtttttgtatttttttcacgtataaaatatttttttctaataattatcaacaattattagaaaaaccattcaattgtattacattttcataaaaaacattttcttatttatacatattttattaattatttaattaacttCCAACTTTCTTTCtacagtatttttatttatctttttatatttttgtttcttttcatttgattttctcgttctatttttattatttctttctacacttatttcaatttctactctttttaatagtttttcttgtttatatcatttcttttaatatgtACTAAAGCTTCTCactactcaatttttttatatttcttgtatatttcattcaaatttttcatctaCCCACTCTTTAAGTGCACTgcactatttattattt includes:
- the LOC130893021 gene encoding UDP-glucosyltransferase 2-like, translated to MRHIVFENLLLLLYVVNPIKCYKILGVVPALPYSQFTLGLRLMKALADKGHQVTFVNSYPQKVPLKNIRDVSTEDIKKVLEGKTFTNLFSDSFAYFAYKFKCPSIILTPGSTNLFSNYLVANPSPPSYVTNLLADYGADMNFWQRFSNIIRELVGEIFIHNILIPKQNQVLKELFPDAPELTSILYDASLILAASHSSFYDPIPLQQNVKEIGGYHVQPPKPLPKDLQEFMDNSPEGVVIFSMGSKLKSSDFNPEKRRAILNAFSKIKQKVLWKFEADLRDKPKNVKISNWLPQSDILAHRNVVGFISHGGLLGTTEAVYHGVPILGLPIFWDQIKNVDVAVSKGFAVKLDFHNLDEKSFGDALNEILNNPTYREAAKERSSIMHDQPIKQIDEAVFWCEYVIRHKGAQHLRSPALNLRWYQSYYIDIIIFISVVLITLLLITRYLSIFIFKKFFIKENNEKKNK